The Pelmatolapia mariae isolate MD_Pm_ZW linkage group LG10_11, Pm_UMD_F_2, whole genome shotgun sequence genome includes a region encoding these proteins:
- the si:ch73-95l15.5 gene encoding uncharacterized protein si:ch73-95l15.5 — protein sequence MSSRSKNDQCQICGGALQGNQRRWLFGGQNKKTGQPQTPTGSLRGGSRSQSSQSSSWGSTLSLGSSVSLSKSLMSVSSPSKSVDLLVVLTHILGQTVPRGSGQGEFVCGKCVCLLERVFKFDTVIARVRVLSSERLQKLTQERDKIRQWVRQNYCQRHLQDFQSRSSTSEEEGEVEKEGYREMLKENMALSEYECWSDKWDTCPYFIRTGKRCRKGKGCEGCDSLRVSDSDYESVCGVPRHMPFQPFSPLSRDRSQSVPLHWQRVPSVNSSPASLAGSSLSLRAPSRTESIQSLDSLDGNDPFDSTSDQSVNFMLRELRSIGGKPVSSPSGSKIPVLGKKDGRYLGKIEENASPTVTRVLNFGEVENGGDEMDEEDGDVLTLLRDEFMPLHQEKTTARVHHGIRHLKGQLDQAASRIRTLEAELKHGRSKQVEVNGSQDWAPLVQEKEAGSSLLQSLGLSLHSRERLIQECTGLISRLCVEEGAGTELANKLTEKLTENLREVISDNKAALEALRSEMTKKEKSMENEIEALRKAGRDRERDLDTLNAVLQCNQDVISDLRVALGEKEQLLKEVEKERELWKQRDGALTAVLQGKEALIRTFKEQLEKGMEPLSDSVTGQQSGGGGAELAAMLKDQEESSATLCQEVTNLTTTLQEYQDMVQSQQESHSRTVSSLTAQLRDARQELREKEKEKKEADRALQNDREDRERGERRLRDSLEKRDKLIEQILLDAEERDHLFRELQQNLQNKREPLTAVKHTL from the exons ATGTCCTCCAGAAGTAAAAATGACCAGTGCCAAATATGTGGCGGAGCTCTCCAGGGAAACCAACGGCGGTGGCTGTTTGGGGGCCAGAATAAGAAAACTGGTCAGCCTCAGACCCCAACAGGGTCCTTGAGAGGAGGGAGCCGGTCCCAGTCATCACAGAGCAGCTCCTGGG GCAGCACGTTATCTCTTGgttcctctgtttctctctccaaGTCCCTGATGTCCGTGAGCTCCCCCTCCAAGAGCGTGGATCTGCTCGTGGTGTTGACCCACATACTGGGGCAGACTGTACCACGGGGCAGTGGGCAGGGGGAGTTTGTATGTGGCAAATGCGTGTGCCTGCTAGAACGCGTGTTTAAGTTTGACACGGTCATAGCCAGGGTGAGGGTGCTTTCGTCTGAGCGCCTTCAGAAGCTGACGCAGGAGAGGGATAAAATCAGACAGTGGGTGCGCCAAAACTACTGCCAGAGGCATCTGCAGGACTTTCAGAGCAGGAGCAGCACCAGCGAGGAGGAAGGTGAGGTGGAGAAGGAAGGCTACAGGGAGATGCTCAAGGAAAACATGGCGCTCTCGGAGTATGAGTGCTGGTCAGACAAGTGGGACACGTGTCCGTATTTTATCAGAACGGGGAAAAGATGCAGAAAAGGGAAGGGGTGCGAAGGTTGCGATTCCTTACGGGTGTCCGACTCGGATTACGAGTCAGTTTGTGGGGTTCCTCGTCACATGCCTTTCCAGCCCTTTTCCCCGTTGTCCCGGGACAGATCCCAGAGCGTGCCCCTCCACTGGCAGAGGGTGCCATCCGTCAACTCCAGCCCAGCCTCGCTGGCAGGGTCTAGTCTCTCATTACGAGCTCCTTCCCGCACGGAGTCCATTCAGTCTCTTGATTCTCTGGATGGGAATGACCCCTTTGATTCAACGAGTGATCAGTCAGTCAACTTCATGCTGAGAGAGCTGAGAAGTATTGGAGGGAAGCCAGTCAGTTCGCCATCAGGGAGTAAAATCCCCGTTCTGGGCAAAAAGGATGGGAGGTACCTGGGAAAAATCGAGGAGAATGCATCACCCACAGTGACCAGGGTGCTGAACTTCGGGGAAGTGGAGAATGGAGGGGATGAAATGGATGAAGAGGATGGGGATGTCCTAACATTGCTGAGGGACGAGTTCATGCCTCTTCACCAAGAG aagacTACTGCTAGAGTTCATCATGGTATCCGGCACCTAAAAGGCCAACTTGATCAAGCTGCATCCCGCATCAGGACCCTGGAGGCTGAGCTGAAACATGGGAGAAGCAAACAAGTGGAAGTCAACGGATCACAAGACTGGGCCCCT CTGGTCCAGGAGAAGGAGGCTGGCAGCTCCCTGCTGCAGAGCCTCGGCCTCTCCCTGCACAGCCGCGAGCGTCTGATCCAG GAGTGTACGGGTCTGATCAGCAGGCTGTGTGTGGAGGAGGGAGCGGGGACTGAGCTGGCCAACAAGCTGACTGAGAAACTGACTGAGAACTTGAGAGAGGTTATCTCTGACAACAAG GCTGCGCTGGAGGCTTTGAGGTCTGAAATGACTAAAAAAGAGAAGAGCATGGAGAATGAGATCGAGGCTCTGAGGAAGGCTGGACGAGACCGAGAGAGAGACTTGGACACCCTCAATGCTGTGCTGCAGTGCAACCAGGACGTCATCAGT GACCTGCGGGTGGCTCTGGGAGAGAAGGAGCAACTGCTGAAGGAGgtggagaaagagagggaattgtggaAGCAGAGGGATGGGGCCCTCACTGCTGTCCTGCAGGGGAAGGAGGCTCTGATCCGCACCTTCAAAGAGCAACTGGAGAAAGGGATGGAG CCTCTCTCAGATTCTGTGACTGGCCAGCAGTCAGGAGGGGGCGGGGCTGAACTGGCAGCTATGTTGAAGGATCAAGAGGAAAGCAGCGCCACCTTGTGCCAGGAGGTCACCAACCTTACAACGACCCTGCAGGAATACCAGGACATGGTGCAG AGTCAGCAGGAGAGTCACAGTCGGACCGTGTCCTCTCTGACGGCTCAGCTCAGAGACGCTCGGCAGGAGCtgagggagaaggagaaggagaagaaggaggCGGACCGAGCGCTGCAGAACGACAGGGAGGACAGAGAGCGGGGCGAGAGGAGACTCAGGGACAGCCTGGAGAAGAGGGACAAACTCATCGAG caaaTCCTTTTGGATGCTGAGGAGCGGGACCATCTGTTCAGAGAGCTGCAGCAGAACCTGCAGAACAAACGTGAGCCTTTGACGGCcgtcaaacacacactgtga
- the fli1rs gene encoding fli-1 proto-oncogene, ETS transcription factor-related sequence isoform X2, whose amino-acid sequence MHMKTEMTSPGGFSQTSKQSPEPTEPEWVGPGAPNAGKRGEHVNGTSRESPVDCSVTKRSRHMSNEGASMQYQASSYTEPRVSPQATTPPSSATEEKRVIVPADPEVWTQDHVRQWLDWAIKEYVLEQVDVMLFQALDGKALCKMTKEDMMRLTSAYNADILLSHLNYLRQSSPTFSYPTTPTNNTPPQQQPPRQVKTENSFDEISRRNSWPTNTMTTVPKGSSMEHQHSTRVTEPAPRIGQDPYQTLGPISSRLANPEGQALNSSKNRTGKQSAYKLPDPSAHRPVGSGQIQLWQFLLELLSDSNNASIITWEGTNGEFKMTDPDEVAKRWGERKSKPNMNYDKLSRALRYYYDKNIMTKVHGKRYAYKFDFQGISQAHQNHSGDGGIVKYQNEMSYVQTYHSHQPKMNFMGGHPAPMPVSPGNFFGPPSPYWNSPNSPIYPGSAMTRHPATHSHLSSYY is encoded by the exons TCGCGAGTCCCCAGTGGATTGCAGCGTCACCAAGCGTTCCAGACACATGAGCAACGAAGGGGCCTCGATGCAGTACCAGGCCTCCTCGTACACGGAGCCCCGCGTCAGCCCCCAGGCCACCACCCCACCCAGCAGTGCCACTGAGGAGAAGAGGGTCATCGTGCCAGCAG ATCCCGAGGTGTGGACGCAGGACCACGTGCGGCAGTGGCTGGACTGGGCCATCAAGGAGTACGTCCTGGAGCAGGTGGATGTCATGCTTTTCCAAGCGCTCGATGGGAAGGCCCTGTGCAAGATGACCAAAGAGGACATGATGCGGCTCACGTCGGCCTACAATGCAGACATCCTGCTATCGCACCTCAATTACCTCCGGCAGA gtaGTCCAACATTCTCCTACCCAACAACTCCCACCAACAACACACCACCACAACAACAGCCGCCCAGACAGGTGAAAACAG AGAACAGTTTTGATGAAATCAGCCGCAGGAACAGCTGGCCGACAAACACCATGACTACAGTGCCTAAAG gtTCTTCAATGGAGCACCAGCACAGTACACGAGTTACAGAGCCTGCTCCAAGGATTGGGCAAG ACCCATATCAGACATTAGGACCCATTAGCAGTCGGCTAGCCAACCCAG AAGGCCAAGCCCTCAACTCATCCAAGAACCGAACAGGCAAACAAAGTGCATACAAGCTCCCTGACCCCAGCGCTCACAGGCCTGTGG GCTCAGGGCAGATCCAGCTGTGGCAGTTCCTTCTGGAGCTTCTGTCTGACAGCAACAATGCCAGCATCATTACCTGGGAGGGTACCAACGGCGAGTTCAAGATGACCGACCCGGACGAAGTGGCCAAACGCTGGGGTGAGCGCAAGAGCAAGCCAAACATGAACTACGACAAGCTGAGCCGTGCCCTGCGCTACTACTACGACAAGAACATCATGACTAAGGTGCACGGCAAGCGCTACGCCTACAAATTTGACTTCCAAGGCATCTCGCAGGCACACCAGAACCACTCGGGAGATGGTGGGATTGTTAAGTACCAGAATGAGATGTCTTATGTCCAGACCTACCACAGCCACCAGCCCAAAATGAACTTCATGGGTGGCCATCCTGCACCTATGCCCGTCTCCCCTGGAAACTTTTTCGGCCCACCGTCACCATACTGGAACTCACCCAACAGCCCCATCTATCCTGGGTCAGCCATGACCAGACATCCTGCCACTCACTCCCACCTGAGCTCGTACTACTGA
- the LOC134637877 gene encoding sperm acrosome membrane-associated protein 4, translating into MSKLLGSLLLLCLLPAVVPLFCYTCVFPTISPLDCIRFPLKCPPGQLCLSSRAVGEKGDFRVVLYEKSCVLPSLCGITGEKYALGLNFTFTNECCNTHLCNGAATSAAPYWIGTLFTLLTLYSVW; encoded by the exons ATGTCGAAGCTGCTTGGCTCTCTGCTTCTCCTGTGTTTACTTCCAGCTGTGG TTCCCCTCTTCTGTTACACCTGTGTGTTCCCCACCATCTCCCCTCTGGACTGCATCAGATTCCCCCTGAAGTGTCCACCTGGGCAGCTCTGCCTGTCCAGCCGAGCCGTCGGTGAGAAAG GGGACTTCCGTGTGGTTTTGTACGAGAAGAGCTGCGTCCTGCCCTCCCTGTGCGGAATCACGGGTGAAAAATACGCGCTGGGACTCAACTTCACCTTCACCAATGAATGCTGCAACACTCACTTGTGTAATGGCGCTGCTACATCTGCTGCCCCCTACTGGATTGGGACATTATTCACACTTCTAACTCTGTACTCCGTTTGGTGA
- the zp3d.2 gene encoding zona pellucida sperm-binding protein 3d.2, with product MRRASSAGTANLQPFRTLCCMSLGFPGMLYLPLLLLLPVFASTEAGTAAPRPSEQTAQVMRKVPRRETPTLLPPPYLHLPVFVDSQVPLVDKEYFSPLRGTGVEPLPERVRDILLPIPPKSTPPSVSDVSVKTMCKRTKMQVQVERSLLRTGEARSQLKLGTCTASKSTRDYLYFEYGLGMCGTKRTIIDNQVVYSNTLRYDPPRLKGPIRRVVPFSLPVSCYFNRYQYAYKIGYIPKVPIRKIFKRVKNGAKFSLTPRNAKWERLSPSDQYVLGKPMYFQAEALPMSHDERLYIHSCYATPEKSHTFTLRFPVVRNFGCMVESKGGRSRFIPYRNDAVRFSVDAFLFKGMMGQQLYMHCIMSVSSSVPTPTAKSCNYDTEARRWAELYGSDTVCSCCDSNCSSAASNETQIISSRPWTIEPKAKAIGSLKRSTISTKTTAAPESVMTEWRWMSQPVVTAALPMDKVEKTVKELEWPFGGGGVMWTEEEGEEKQGKGSASVEEVIAEPRRIFEEIFDFDK from the exons ATGAGGAGAGCATCATCAGCCGGGACAGCCAACCTTCAGCCCTTTCGGACACTTTGTTGTATGTCACTGGGATTTCCGGGCATGCTTTACCTGCCGCTCCTTCTCTTGCTGCCCGTGTTTGCGTCCACTGAAGCGGGGACAGCGGCCCCTCGGCCTTCGGAGCAGACAGCGCAGGTGATGAGAAAAGTTCCCCGGAGAGAAACGCCGACTCTCCTGCCGCCGCCGTACCTCCACCTCCCGGTGTTTGTGGACTCTCAAGTGCCGCTGGTGGATAAGGAGTACTTCTCTCCGCTCAGGGGCACGGGAGTGGAGCCTCTGCCCGAGCGCGTCCGGGACATCCTGCTCCCTATTCCGCCCAAATCCACTCCGCCCAGCGTCTCGGATGTTTCCGTGAAGACTATGTGTAAGCGGACAAAGATGCAAGTCCAGGTGGAGAGGAGCCTTCTGAGAACGGGTGAAGCCCGGTCTCAGCTCAAGCTGGGCACGTGCACAGCCAGCAAATCCACGAGGGATTACCTTTATTTTGAGTATGGCCTCGGTATGTGTGGAACCAAGCGCACG ATCATTGATAACCAGGTTGTCTATTCAAACACACTTCGATACGACCCACCGAGACTCAAAGGACCAATCAGGCGAGTGGTGCCCTTCAGCCTACCTGTGTCATGTTATTTTAACAG GTACCAATACGCCTACAAAATTGGCTACATACCAAAGGTGCCCATACGCAAGATCTTCAAACGAGTAAAGAACGGAGCTAAATTCAGTCTGACGCCACGAAATG CGAAGTGGGAAAGGCTGTCCCCATCAGATCAGTACGTGCTCGGAAAGCCCATGTACTTTCAGGCCGAGGCCCTGCCCATGTCCCACGATGAAAGACTGTACATCCACTCGTGTTATGCCACTCCAGAGAAGTCCCACACATTCACGCTTAGGTTCCCTGTTGTGAGAAACTTTGG GTGTATGGTTGAAAGCAAAGGCGGGCGCTCCAGGTTCATCCCGTACAGAAACGATGCTGTGAGATTCTCTGTGGATGCGTTCCTGTTCAAGGGAATGATGGGCCAG cagctgtaCATGCACTGCATCATGTCTGTGAGCAGTTCGGTGCCTACACCCACAGCCAAGTCCTGCAACTACGACACAGAGGCCAGAAG ATGGGCTGAGCTGTATGGATCAGACACAGTGTGCAGCTGCTGTGACTCCAACTGTAGCTCTGCTGCATCCAATG AGACTCAAATAATCAGCAGTCGGCCGTGGACCATAGAACCTAAAGCGAAAGCCATCGGCTCCCTGAAGAGGAGCACGATCTCCACCAAAACAACAGCGGCACCGGAGTCAGTCATGACTGAGTGGAGGTGGATGTCACAACCGGTGGTGACAGCAGCGCTTCCGATGGATAAGGTGGAGAAAACGGTGAAGGAGTTGGAGTGGCCGTTTGGAGGTGGTGGAGTGATGTGGACTGAGGAGGAAGGTGAGGAGAAGCAGGGGAAGGGCTCTGCTTCTGTGGAGGAGGTGATCGCAGAACCCCGCCGgatatttgaagaaatatttgattttgacaaataa
- the tektl1 gene encoding tektin-like protein 1 → MRPVHSIVMQVQSVPLGSVTIGPQSWREGTVRSIRRAERLVRQTRAGRPAACSQPRSGSSSAAAGVSLKRSDGTAEVTARDKITAEACRPRSRDCVCNKKISRPQSAGAMFPGGSQRTPVAPFPPSSLREQCAGASVAVVADYMRRVREVEVQLRRQAGRVTEEGVKLERERGHLERMLRSLRTNLTINQKSSEGRTRRPSTTETERDGADYLLLWERRELAELKQDLEGTLKTTLSQLQALGESSRQLLNCASERARVLELLPLSGSAGGHGSAPQTFIKTDPISPFTPECKKAFESSSLRVNQSQLLRETIRRMLTRAISRQKAAHRAVNDGLVKKIAETVTLQQNLALTSAATRQAMFRKQREINCIRHSHDRAQGPEYSGDLLSREKLNRPLVKVYQRHPGTQLPEAAQLIQSGAVLRRCLKSSEGELGKLQRTCLQLLDDLQGKRAAAQVDAAVVRMRRQQVDKRAMPAFLQQGAL, encoded by the exons ATGAGGCCAGTTCATAGCATAGTGATGCAGGTTCAGTCGGTTCCCCTCGGCTCTGTTACCATCGGACCGCAGTCCTGGCGCGAGGGTACGGTCCGCTCCATTCGGCGTGCTGAGCGCCTGGTCAGGCAGACTCGAGCCGGGCGGCCCGCTGCGTGCAGCCAGCCCCGGAGCGGCAGCAGCAGCGCCGCTGCAGGAGTAAGCCTAAAGCGCTCAGACGGCACAGCGGAAGTCACAGCCAGAGATAAGATAACCGCGGAGGCGTGCAGACCGAGGAGTCGTGACTGCGTCTGCAACAAGAAGATATCAAGACCCCAAAGTGCAGGAGCCATG ttccCTGGTGGCTCTCAGAGGACACCTGTGGCCCCGTTCCCACCTTCCAGCCTGCGTGAGCAGTGTGCCGGAGCCAGTGTTGCTGTAGTTGCTGACTACATGCGCAGAGTTCGGGAGGTGGAGGTCCAGCTGCGCAGGCAGGCTGGCAGAGTGACCGAGGAAGGTGTCAAGCTGGAGAGAGAGCGAGGACACCTGGAAAGGATGCTGCGCAGTCTTAGGACCAATCTGACCATCAACCAGAAGAGCTCAGAGGGCAGAACCAGGAGGCCATCCACCACTGAGACG GAGAGAGATGGTGCTGATTACTTGCTGCTGTGGGAGAGGAGAGAGCTGGCTGAGCTGAAACAGGATCTGGAGGGAACACTGAAAACCACACTGAGCCAGCTTCAG GCCCTGGGTGAGAGCAGCAGACAGCTGCTGAACTGTGCCAGTGAGAGGGCTCGAGTACTGGAACTGCTCCCTCTcagtggctctgctggaggACATGGCTCTGCACCTCAGACCTTTATCAAAACAGATCCCATCAGCCCCTTTACTCCAG AGTGTAAAAAGGCTTTCGAGTCGTCCTCTCTGAGGGTCAACCAGTCGCAGCTACTGAGAGAAACCATCAGACGGATGCTAACCAGGGCCATCAGCAGGCAGAAAGCTGCTCATCGCGCTGTCAACGACGGCCTGGTGAAAAAAATTGCAGAGACAGTCACTCTGCAG CAAAATCTGGCGCTGACGTCTGCAGCCACCCGGCAGGCCATGTTTCGTAAGCAGAGGGAGATCAACTGCATTCGTCACAGCCACGACAGAGCACAG GGTCCAGAGTACAGCGGTGATCTTCTGTCCAGAGAGAAGCTCAACAGGCCTCTGGTGAAAGTTTATCAGAGACACCCGGGGACACAGTTACCTGAAGCTGCTCAGCTCATTCAG aGCGGTGCAGTGCTTAGACGATGTCTTAAGTCCTCTGAGGGTGAGCTGGGGAAGCTGCAGCGCACATGTCTGCAGCTGCTGGATGACCTGCAGGGCAAGAGAGCTGCAGCTCAGGTGGACGCAGCTGTGGTCCGCATGAGGCGTCAGCAGGTCGACAAGCGAGCCATGCCCGCTTTCCTCCAGCAAGGGGCGCTGTGA